A stretch of Aeromicrobium tamlense DNA encodes these proteins:
- a CDS encoding redox-sensing transcriptional repressor Rex, translating into MTILRSPAGIPDATVARLPLYLRALDELAERGTDVCSSEHLATAAGVNSAIVRKDLSHLGSYGTRGVGYDVRFLAGHIAAVVGQTQPWPVVIVGAGHLGSALAAYQGFGARGVKVAAVVDADPELIGTTVGGHEVLSIEDLPGIVERDAVSLGIIATPPAAAQSVADALVEAGISSILNFAPTALRVPAEVDLRQVDVAAELQILGYHAHRRQAGSTEEAVIS; encoded by the coding sequence GTGACCATTCTTCGCAGCCCCGCTGGGATCCCCGACGCGACCGTCGCCCGGCTCCCGCTGTACCTGCGGGCTCTCGATGAGCTCGCGGAGCGAGGAACCGACGTCTGCTCCTCCGAGCACCTGGCCACCGCGGCCGGCGTGAACTCCGCGATCGTCCGCAAGGACCTGTCGCACCTGGGCTCCTACGGCACCCGCGGAGTCGGCTACGACGTCCGCTTCCTGGCCGGCCACATCGCCGCCGTCGTGGGCCAGACCCAGCCGTGGCCCGTCGTCATCGTCGGCGCCGGTCACCTGGGCTCGGCGCTGGCCGCCTACCAGGGCTTCGGCGCCCGCGGCGTCAAGGTCGCCGCCGTCGTCGACGCCGACCCCGAGCTCATCGGCACCACCGTCGGCGGGCACGAGGTGCTCTCGATCGAGGACCTGCCGGGGATCGTCGAGCGCGACGCCGTCTCGCTCGGCATCATCGCCACCCCGCCTGCCGCGGCGCAGAGCGTCGCCGACGCCCTCGTCGAGGCCGGCATCAGCAGCATCCTGAACTTCGCGCCCACCGCCCTGCGGGTCCCGGCCGAGGTCGACCTGCGCCAGGTCGACGTCGCCGCCGAGCTGCAGATCCTGGGCTACCACGCACACCGCCGCCAGGCGGGTTCCACCGAGGAGGCGGTGATCTCATGA
- a CDS encoding glutamyl-tRNA reductase, whose translation MSVLVVGLSHRSAPVDLLEQASLDTDAAVKLSHQALDVPAVTESAVISTCNRVEVYVEADRFHGSVEEVTQLLADQSGLRREALLPYVYVHYDQAAVAHLFRVAAGLDSMILGESQILGQVRSTLHQAQAESTAGTSLNALFQQALRIGKRGHAETGIDRLAPSLVTAALDAAGDAVIGDQKRFLVAGAGTMSLLAVRTLIERGVDPSRIWVANRTFQRAFELVATHGVSAVRWESLDVELSAADVLVTCTGATGVVFDTPRIERATADGRELTVIDLALPRDVAHEVRDLPGVEVIDIEVLAARATADSVAEDVEQVRRIVQSEVDAFLASRQQAKVTPTVVALRSMATEVVSAETARLQSRLSGLDEAQLDEVRRAMRRVAEKLIHQPTVRVKELVEGPENLTYADALAHLFQLDPSAVTAVTDPGGDA comes from the coding sequence ATGAGCGTGCTCGTCGTGGGCCTGTCCCACCGCTCCGCTCCCGTCGACCTGCTCGAGCAGGCGTCCCTCGACACCGATGCGGCGGTCAAGCTGTCGCACCAGGCGCTCGACGTCCCCGCCGTGACCGAGTCGGCCGTCATCTCGACCTGCAACCGGGTCGAGGTCTACGTGGAGGCCGACCGCTTCCACGGCTCGGTCGAGGAGGTCACGCAGCTGCTCGCCGACCAGTCGGGCCTGCGCCGCGAGGCCTTGCTGCCGTACGTCTACGTGCACTACGACCAGGCCGCCGTCGCGCACCTCTTCCGCGTCGCCGCCGGCCTCGACTCGATGATCCTGGGTGAGAGCCAGATCCTCGGCCAGGTCCGCAGCACGCTGCACCAGGCGCAGGCCGAGTCCACCGCCGGCACGAGCCTCAACGCCCTGTTCCAGCAGGCGCTGCGCATCGGCAAGCGCGGTCACGCCGAGACCGGCATCGACCGCCTCGCGCCGTCGCTGGTCACCGCCGCGCTCGACGCCGCGGGCGACGCCGTGATCGGCGACCAGAAGCGCTTCCTCGTCGCCGGCGCGGGCACGATGAGCCTGCTCGCCGTGCGCACCCTGATCGAGCGCGGCGTCGACCCGTCGCGCATCTGGGTCGCCAACCGCACGTTCCAGCGCGCCTTCGAGCTCGTCGCCACGCACGGCGTCAGCGCCGTCCGCTGGGAATCGCTCGACGTCGAGCTGTCCGCCGCCGACGTGCTCGTCACGTGCACCGGCGCCACGGGCGTCGTCTTCGACACGCCGCGCATCGAGCGCGCCACGGCCGACGGCCGCGAGCTCACCGTGATCGACCTCGCGCTGCCGCGCGACGTCGCCCACGAGGTCCGCGACCTGCCGGGCGTCGAGGTCATCGACATCGAGGTGCTCGCCGCCCGCGCCACCGCCGACTCCGTCGCCGAGGACGTCGAGCAGGTCCGCCGCATCGTGCAGTCCGAGGTCGACGCGTTCCTCGCCTCGCGTCAGCAGGCCAAGGTGACCCCCACCGTGGTCGCGCTGCGCAGCATGGCCACCGAGGTCGTCAGCGCCGAGACCGCGCGCCTGCAGTCCCGCCTGTCCGGCCTGGACGAGGCCCAGCTCGACGAGGTCCGCCGCGCGATGCGCCGGGTCGCCGAGAAGCTGATCCACCAGCCCACCGTGCGCGTCAAGGAGCTCGTCGAGGGCCCCGAGAACCTCACGTACGCCGATGCGCTGGCCCACCTGTTCCAGCTCGACCCGTCGGCGGTCACCGCCGTCACCGACCCCGGAGGAGACGCATGA
- the hemC gene encoding hydroxymethylbilane synthase, whose product MTLRLGTRASALATTQSGWVADRIREAHGVDVELVMISTEGDRSSAPLTQIGGTGVFVAAVREAVLDGTVDFAVHSLKDLPTGDAEGLALAAVPQREDPRDVLIARDGLTLGELPRGSRVGTGSPRRVSQLNALGLGIEIAELRGNVDTRIGKVTGGQLDAIVLARAGLLRLGRADEATEVLDPLQMLPAPGQGALAVECRADDDATLDLLSVIDDPDTRAAVTAERTLLATLEAGCSAPVGALADVVWGDDGDELWLRAVVGDLSGNPVIRRSASGTPTEAAALGRRLAEELLAEGADQLMGSVTAP is encoded by the coding sequence ATGACCCTCCGACTCGGAACCCGCGCCAGCGCCCTGGCCACCACCCAGTCCGGCTGGGTGGCCGACCGTATCCGCGAGGCCCACGGCGTCGACGTCGAGCTCGTGATGATCTCCACCGAGGGCGACCGCTCCAGCGCGCCGCTCACGCAGATCGGCGGCACCGGCGTGTTCGTCGCCGCGGTCCGCGAGGCCGTGCTCGACGGCACGGTCGACTTCGCCGTGCACTCGCTCAAGGACCTGCCCACCGGCGACGCCGAGGGCCTGGCCCTGGCCGCCGTGCCGCAGCGCGAGGACCCCCGCGACGTGCTGATCGCCCGCGACGGGCTCACCCTCGGCGAGCTGCCCCGCGGCTCCCGCGTCGGCACCGGCAGCCCGCGCCGGGTCAGCCAGCTCAACGCGCTCGGCCTCGGCATCGAGATCGCCGAGCTGCGCGGCAATGTCGACACCCGGATCGGCAAGGTCACCGGCGGCCAGCTCGACGCGATCGTGCTCGCCCGCGCCGGACTGCTGCGCCTGGGCCGTGCCGACGAGGCCACCGAGGTCCTCGACCCCCTGCAGATGCTGCCGGCTCCCGGACAGGGAGCCCTCGCCGTCGAGTGCCGCGCCGATGACGACGCGACCCTCGACCTGCTCTCCGTGATCGACGATCCCGACACCCGGGCCGCCGTCACGGCCGAGCGCACCCTCCTCGCCACCCTCGAGGCCGGGTGCAGCGCGCCCGTCGGAGCTCTCGCCGACGTCGTCTGGGGGGACGACGGAGACGAGCTCTGGCTGCGCGCCGTCGTCGGAGACCTCTCCGGCAACCCCGTCATCCGACGGTCCGCCTCCGGTACTCCCACGGAAGCCGCCGCCCTCGGGCGCCGGCTCGCCGAGGAGCTGCTGGCCGAGGGCGCCGATCAGCTCATGGGCTCGGTGACCGCCCCATGA
- a CDS encoding bifunctional uroporphyrinogen-III C-methyltransferase/uroporphyrinogen-III synthase, with translation MSTTTQHETPPPNKARKSVSTTSAMPTSPATTATSTQPVGRVSFVGAGPGDASLLTVRATEVLAQADVVIVESPEQEALVTNGAEIVDGGTNASGETLTHAARGKLVVKHAKTGAHVVRLMVGDPFTYATGPEEATACAKAGISFEVVPGVSSVSAVPAYAGVPLTDKQHREFKVVSVGDASVDWTEAARHETLVLLSAVNRIAEVASGLVEAGRSPETPVAMTRLGTTTRQETVVSTLAGIADAAKAAQMTPPAIVVVGEVVAQRDALSWFETKPLYGWRVLVPRTKEQSQSLAARLRMYGAVSEEVPTISVEPPRNPQQMDKAVRGLVEGRYEWVAFTSVNAVKAVREKFEEYGLDARAFSGLKIAAVGEKTAEAIETWGIRPDLVPSGEQSGRGLLEDWPPFDELLDPINRVFLPRADIATETLAAGLVELGWEVDDVTAYRTVRASPPPAPTREAIKSGKFDAVLFTSSSTVRNLVGIAGKPHATTIIACIGPATAKTAEEHGLRVDVMAEKPSAEELADALAQFGEARRLQFVEAGEPVLRPSQKKPSSRRKA, from the coding sequence ATGAGCACCACCACGCAGCACGAGACTCCGCCACCGAACAAAGCAAGGAAGAGCGTGTCCACCACCTCCGCGATGCCCACGTCCCCCGCCACCACCGCGACCAGCACCCAGCCTGTGGGCCGGGTCAGCTTCGTCGGTGCCGGCCCCGGCGACGCCAGCCTGCTGACCGTGCGAGCCACCGAGGTGCTCGCCCAGGCCGACGTCGTGATCGTCGAGTCCCCCGAGCAGGAGGCGCTCGTCACCAACGGTGCTGAGATCGTCGACGGCGGCACGAACGCCTCGGGCGAGACCCTCACGCACGCCGCCCGCGGCAAGCTCGTCGTCAAGCACGCCAAGACCGGCGCCCACGTCGTGCGCCTCATGGTCGGCGACCCGTTCACGTACGCCACGGGCCCCGAGGAGGCGACGGCCTGCGCCAAGGCCGGCATCTCCTTCGAGGTCGTCCCGGGCGTCTCGTCGGTCTCCGCGGTCCCGGCGTACGCCGGCGTGCCGCTGACCGACAAGCAGCACCGCGAGTTCAAGGTCGTCAGCGTCGGCGACGCCTCGGTCGACTGGACCGAGGCCGCCCGCCACGAGACGCTCGTGCTGCTCTCGGCCGTGAACCGCATCGCCGAGGTCGCCTCCGGCCTGGTCGAGGCGGGCCGCTCGCCCGAGACGCCCGTCGCCATGACGCGCCTGGGCACCACCACCCGCCAGGAGACCGTGGTCTCCACGCTCGCCGGCATCGCCGACGCCGCGAAGGCCGCGCAGATGACCCCGCCGGCGATCGTCGTCGTGGGCGAGGTCGTCGCCCAGCGCGACGCGCTGTCGTGGTTCGAGACCAAGCCGCTCTACGGCTGGCGCGTGCTGGTGCCCCGCACGAAGGAGCAGTCGCAGTCGCTCGCGGCGCGCCTGCGGATGTACGGCGCGGTCTCCGAGGAGGTCCCCACCATCTCGGTCGAGCCGCCGCGCAACCCGCAGCAGATGGACAAGGCCGTCCGCGGCCTCGTCGAGGGTCGCTACGAGTGGGTCGCCTTCACCAGCGTCAACGCCGTCAAGGCCGTCCGCGAGAAGTTCGAGGAGTACGGACTCGACGCGCGCGCCTTCTCGGGCCTGAAGATCGCCGCCGTCGGCGAGAAGACCGCCGAGGCCATCGAGACCTGGGGCATCCGTCCCGACCTCGTGCCCTCGGGCGAGCAGTCCGGTCGTGGCCTGCTCGAGGACTGGCCGCCGTTCGACGAGCTGCTCGACCCGATCAACCGCGTCTTCCTGCCGCGCGCCGACATCGCCACCGAGACCCTCGCGGCCGGCCTGGTCGAGCTGGGCTGGGAGGTCGACGACGTCACCGCCTACCGCACCGTCCGGGCCTCGCCGCCGCCGGCGCCCACCCGCGAGGCGATCAAGTCGGGCAAGTTCGACGCCGTGCTGTTCACGTCGAGCTCGACCGTGCGCAACCTCGTCGGCATCGCCGGCAAGCCGCACGCGACGACGATCATCGCCTGCATCGGTCCCGCCACGGCGAAGACCGCGGAGGAACACGGCCTGCGCGTCGACGTGATGGCCGAGAAGCCGTCCGCCGAGGAGCTGGCCGACGCCCTCGCGCAGTTCGGCGAGGCGCGCCGCCTGCAGTTCGTGGAGGCCGGCGAGCCGGTCCTGCGTCCCTCGCAGAAGAAGCCGTCCTCGCGCCGCAAGGCCTGA
- the hemB gene encoding porphobilinogen synthase: MIERPRRLRSTAAVRRLVRETHLAPSQLVLPMFVAEGISEPRPITSMPGVVQHSREHARRAYAEAVELGLGGVMLFGVPEHKDAVGSGALDPEGILNLAIADARAEVGDDLLVMSDLCLDEFTDHGHCGVLDAQGRVDNDATVEIYGRMGVAQAQAGAHVVGPSGMMDGQVEVIRRELDAVGHQDVVILAYAAKYASAFYGPFREAVDSSLQGDRRTYQQDPGNRRESLRETLLDLEQGADIVMVKPAMSYLDIVADVRLAVDVPVAAYQVSGEYAMIEAAAANGWIDRDRAIDESLLSIRRAGADIVLTYWAAEVARRLTR; encoded by the coding sequence ATGATCGAGCGCCCCCGCAGGCTGCGGTCCACCGCGGCCGTGCGCCGCCTGGTGCGTGAGACGCACCTGGCCCCGTCGCAGCTGGTGCTGCCGATGTTCGTGGCCGAGGGGATCTCCGAGCCCCGGCCGATCACGAGCATGCCGGGCGTCGTCCAGCACTCGCGCGAGCACGCCCGCCGCGCCTACGCCGAGGCGGTCGAACTCGGTCTCGGCGGCGTCATGCTGTTCGGCGTGCCCGAGCACAAGGACGCCGTGGGGTCGGGCGCGCTCGATCCCGAGGGCATCCTCAACCTCGCGATCGCCGACGCGCGCGCCGAGGTCGGCGACGACCTGCTGGTGATGAGCGACCTGTGCCTCGACGAGTTCACCGACCACGGCCACTGCGGCGTGCTCGACGCGCAGGGCCGGGTCGACAACGACGCCACCGTGGAGATCTACGGCCGGATGGGCGTGGCGCAGGCGCAGGCCGGCGCCCACGTCGTCGGCCCCAGCGGCATGATGGACGGCCAGGTCGAGGTCATCCGCCGTGAGCTCGACGCCGTCGGCCACCAGGACGTCGTCATCCTCGCCTACGCCGCGAAGTACGCCTCGGCGTTCTACGGCCCCTTCCGCGAGGCGGTCGACTCGTCGCTGCAGGGCGACCGCCGCACCTACCAGCAGGACCCGGGCAACCGCCGCGAGTCACTGCGCGAGACCCTCCTCGACCTCGAGCAGGGCGCCGACATCGTCATGGTCAAGCCGGCCATGTCGTACCTCGACATCGTCGCCGACGTGCGCCTGGCCGTGGACGTGCCGGTCGCGGCCTACCAGGTGTCGGGGGAGTACGCGATGATCGAGGCCGCCGCCGCCAACGGGTGGATCGACCGCGACCGCGCGATCGACGAGTCGCTGCTCAGCATCCGCCGCGCGGGCGCCGACATCGTCCTGACCTACTGGGCGGCCGAGGTCGCCCGCCGCCTGACGCGCTGA
- the hemL gene encoding glutamate-1-semialdehyde 2,1-aminomutase, with protein sequence MSTTASEELFARAQQVSPGGVNSPVRAFRAVGGTPRFMASGTGAWLTDADGNRYVDLVGSWGPMLLGHAHPEVIEAVTAAAARGTSFGTPAEPEVLLAEEIVGRTPVDRVRLVSSGTEATMSAIRLARGFTGRDRIVKFSGCYHGHVDALLAEAGSGVVTLGIPGTPGVPAHVTADTIVLPYNDPAAVDAAFAEYGDQIACVITEAAAGNMGVVPPHPGFNEHLARTCAEHGALFITDEVMTGFRAARSGYWEIDGKVEGWKPDLMTFGKVMGGGFPAAAFGGRADVMDLLAPVGPVYQAGTLSGNPVATTAGLTTLRLATPEVYDRLNATSTQVQSLVSDALAEAGVPHTLQTAGTMFSVFWGVAEPVADFAGAQSQDTAAYTAFFHAMLDAGVYLPPSAYEAWFLSAAHDPDVDSEPLSRLAEALPGAARAAAAAAR encoded by the coding sequence ATGAGCACCACCGCATCCGAGGAGCTGTTCGCCCGGGCCCAGCAGGTGTCGCCCGGCGGCGTGAACTCGCCGGTCCGCGCCTTCCGCGCCGTGGGCGGCACGCCGCGCTTCATGGCCTCGGGCACGGGCGCGTGGCTGACCGATGCCGACGGCAACCGCTACGTCGACCTCGTCGGCTCGTGGGGCCCGATGCTGCTGGGCCACGCGCACCCCGAGGTCATCGAGGCCGTCACCGCCGCGGCCGCCCGCGGCACCAGCTTCGGCACGCCCGCGGAGCCCGAGGTGCTGCTCGCCGAGGAGATCGTCGGCCGCACGCCGGTCGACCGCGTGCGCCTGGTCTCCTCGGGCACCGAGGCCACCATGTCGGCCATCCGACTGGCCCGCGGCTTCACGGGTCGCGACCGCATCGTGAAGTTCAGCGGCTGCTACCACGGTCACGTCGACGCGCTGCTGGCCGAGGCCGGCTCGGGCGTCGTCACCCTCGGCATCCCGGGCACGCCCGGCGTCCCGGCCCACGTCACCGCCGACACGATCGTGCTGCCCTACAACGACCCGGCCGCCGTCGACGCGGCCTTCGCCGAGTACGGCGACCAGATCGCCTGCGTCATCACCGAGGCCGCCGCCGGGAACATGGGCGTCGTCCCGCCGCACCCGGGCTTCAACGAGCACCTCGCCCGCACGTGCGCCGAGCACGGCGCGCTGTTCATCACCGACGAGGTGATGACCGGCTTCCGCGCCGCGCGCAGCGGCTACTGGGAGATCGACGGGAAGGTCGAGGGCTGGAAGCCCGACCTCATGACCTTCGGCAAGGTCATGGGCGGTGGCTTCCCGGCCGCGGCGTTCGGCGGGCGCGCCGACGTCATGGACCTGCTCGCGCCGGTCGGCCCGGTCTACCAGGCGGGCACACTGTCGGGGAACCCCGTGGCCACCACCGCCGGCCTCACCACGCTGCGCTTGGCCACCCCGGAGGTCTACGACCGGCTGAACGCGACGTCCACGCAGGTGCAGTCGCTCGTCTCCGACGCCCTCGCCGAGGCGGGCGTCCCGCACACCCTGCAGACCGCCGGCACGATGTTCAGCGTCTTCTGGGGCGTCGCCGAGCCGGTGGCCGACTTCGCCGGCGCGCAGTCCCAGGACACCGCCGCCTACACGGCGTTCTTCCACGCCATGCTCGACGCCGGCGTCTACCTGCCGCCCAGCGCGTACGAGGCCTGGTTCCTCTCCGCGGCACACGACCCCGACGTCGACTCCGAGCCCCTCTCTAGACTGGCCGAAGCCCTCCCCGGCGCCGCCCGCGCGGCCGCCGCCGCGGCCCGCTGA
- a CDS encoding histidine phosphatase family protein → MSTRTIVHLMRHGEVHNPEGVLYGRLAGYNLSDLGHEMAATVAESLKSHDITHLVASPLERAQQTAKPVADILKLDIHTDERVIEAGNKFEGRTVGVGPKAFLNPRFWPWLWNPFRPSWGEAYAHIAGRMLLAIDDAREAARGHEALIVSHQLPVWIARKSYEKGRFAHDPRNRQCTLASLTTLTFEDDTFKGLVYSEPAGHLIPDALRGKFVGGA, encoded by the coding sequence ATGAGCACCCGCACGATCGTCCACCTGATGCGCCACGGTGAGGTCCACAACCCCGAGGGCGTCCTCTACGGCCGTCTCGCCGGCTACAACCTCTCCGACCTCGGCCACGAGATGGCCGCCACGGTCGCCGAGTCGCTGAAGTCCCACGACATCACGCACCTGGTCGCCTCGCCGCTGGAGCGCGCGCAGCAGACCGCGAAGCCGGTCGCGGACATCCTCAAGCTCGACATCCACACCGACGAGCGCGTCATCGAGGCGGGCAACAAGTTCGAGGGCCGCACCGTCGGCGTCGGACCGAAGGCGTTCCTGAACCCGCGCTTCTGGCCGTGGCTGTGGAACCCGTTCCGTCCGTCCTGGGGCGAGGCGTACGCGCACATCGCCGGCCGCATGCTGCTGGCGATCGACGACGCCCGCGAGGCCGCCCGCGGTCACGAGGCGCTCATCGTGTCGCACCAGCTGCCCGTGTGGATCGCGCGCAAGTCCTACGAGAAGGGCCGCTTCGCGCACGACCCGCGCAACCGCCAGTGCACGCTCGCCAGCCTCACCACGCTGACCTTCGAGGACGACACCTTCAAGGGCCTCGTCTACAGCGAGCCCGCCGGTCACCTCATCCCCGACGCCCTGCGCGGGAAGTTCGTCGGCGGGGCATGA
- a CDS encoding TlpA family protein disulfide reductase: MTNRQSARLLVVALMALVLSACVGGVKDTGDDGFISGNGEITFIDPGKRQPAPELKGTDLDGNEISSADFAGQVLVVNLWGSWCAPCRAEAPALQKASSELADEKVQFLGLLTKDNPAPAKAFNAEFGIDYPSIDDSAGRNQAAFADSLPSVAIPTTWVIDKNGKVAARVMGELTDATLRGLVEQTKKSTS, encoded by the coding sequence ATGACGAACAGGCAGTCCGCGCGACTCCTCGTGGTCGCGCTCATGGCGCTCGTCCTCTCGGCGTGCGTCGGCGGGGTCAAGGACACCGGCGACGACGGCTTCATCTCGGGCAACGGCGAGATCACCTTCATCGACCCGGGCAAGCGCCAGCCCGCGCCCGAGCTGAAGGGCACCGACCTCGACGGCAACGAGATCAGCTCGGCCGACTTCGCCGGGCAGGTCCTCGTCGTCAACCTGTGGGGTTCGTGGTGCGCGCCCTGCCGTGCCGAGGCGCCCGCGCTGCAGAAGGCCTCCAGTGAGCTGGCCGACGAGAAGGTGCAGTTCCTCGGCCTGCTGACCAAGGACAACCCGGCGCCGGCCAAGGCGTTCAACGCCGAGTTCGGCATCGACTACCCGAGCATCGACGACTCCGCGGGTCGCAACCAGGCCGCGTTCGCCGACTCGCTGCCGTCGGTCGCGATCCCCACCACGTGGGTCATCGACAAGAACGGCAAGGTCGCCGCCCGCGTGATGGGCGAGCTCACCGACGCGACGCTGCGTGGTCTGGTGGAGCAGACCAAGAAGAGCACGTCGTGA
- a CDS encoding cytochrome c biogenesis CcdA family protein, whose amino-acid sequence MISGDITEWFLDTAASGNLVLTVPVALLAGLVSFFSPCVVPLLPGYLSYVSGVAVTELETARRGRVVAGSLLFVLGFSAVFVAGGALFGAAGQQLLPYQREISIVAGILLVVMGLAFLGWVPLLQRDVRKHGVRRVGLVAAPLLGVVFGVGWTPCIGPTLTAVLALSANEATAGRGAFLALVYCLGLGLPFVVAALFLSRFLRVTGWVRRHQRLVSAIGAALLIATGVLLITGWWQDMVIALQHWISGFEVLL is encoded by the coding sequence GTGATCTCTGGCGACATCACCGAGTGGTTCCTGGACACGGCTGCCTCGGGCAACCTCGTCCTCACGGTGCCCGTCGCCCTGCTCGCCGGCCTCGTCTCCTTCTTCAGCCCGTGCGTGGTCCCGCTGCTGCCGGGCTACCTGTCCTACGTCTCCGGCGTCGCCGTCACCGAGCTCGAGACCGCGCGACGCGGCCGGGTCGTGGCGGGCTCCCTGCTCTTCGTGCTGGGCTTCAGCGCGGTGTTCGTGGCCGGGGGAGCGCTGTTCGGCGCCGCCGGCCAGCAGCTGCTGCCGTACCAGCGGGAGATCTCGATCGTCGCCGGCATCCTGCTCGTGGTGATGGGCCTGGCGTTCCTGGGCTGGGTCCCGCTGCTCCAGCGCGACGTCCGCAAGCACGGCGTCCGCCGCGTCGGCCTCGTCGCCGCGCCGCTGCTGGGCGTCGTGTTCGGTGTCGGCTGGACCCCCTGCATCGGCCCCACGCTCACCGCCGTGCTGGCCCTCTCGGCGAACGAGGCCACGGCCGGGCGAGGCGCGTTCCTCGCGCTCGTCTACTGCCTGGGCCTCGGCCTGCCGTTCGTCGTCGCGGCCCTGTTCCTGAGCCGGTTCCTGCGCGTCACCGGGTGGGTGCGCCGCCACCAGCGCCTCGTCTCGGCCATCGGCGCCGCCCTGCTCATCGCCACCGGCGTCCTGCTGATCACCGGCTGGTGGCAGGACATGGTCATCGCCCTGCAGCACTGGATCAGTGGATTCGAGGTCCTCCTGTGA
- the resB gene encoding cytochrome c biogenesis protein ResB, protein MSPRDKRNEVASELRPLEFGRWAWRQLTSMRTALLLLLLLAIAAVPGSFIPQRGVDARAVQAYYLDHPKLAPVLEKLGMFSVFSSVWFSAIYLLLMVSLIGCILPRCKVYAQGLRARPPKAPRNFGRLPANDRFETEKSVAEVLEAGRRALPRARIDVVQESDDAGELRAEKGYLRELGNLVFHICIVVALLGVAAAALWGYRGNVIVVEGGGFSNTLSQYDEFSSGAMFDAQTDLDPWSIQLEDVLTRFYVEGNQRGAPKLFRATGTYNEAGSDDDGEFSIEVNHPLAVGGEDVFLVGQGYAPVIRVTDSTGRVAFDGPVPFLPADSTYTSTGVVKVPDADGEQLGFQGFFLPTAFSSDPDKPSVSVFPGALNPRIGMNLWTGDLGLDEGVSQSVYSLDTTNMTQVKEGDGNFRVDLGPGESQDLPGGGTIEFVELKQFARFQIGHTPVPWLPLFGVGVGILGLTASLIVRPRRTWIRARRDGSRTVVEVAALDRVPRDDLPAELDDLLTRLHAELGDEHAKEPA, encoded by the coding sequence GTGAGTCCCCGCGACAAGCGCAACGAGGTCGCGTCCGAGCTGCGCCCGCTCGAGTTCGGTCGCTGGGCCTGGCGCCAGCTGACGTCGATGCGCACGGCCCTGCTGCTCCTGCTGCTGCTGGCGATCGCGGCCGTGCCGGGCTCGTTCATCCCGCAGCGCGGCGTCGACGCCCGCGCGGTCCAGGCGTACTACCTCGACCACCCGAAGCTCGCGCCCGTGCTGGAGAAGCTGGGCATGTTCAGCGTGTTCTCCTCGGTGTGGTTCAGCGCCATCTACCTGCTGCTGATGGTGTCGCTGATCGGCTGCATCCTGCCGCGCTGCAAGGTCTACGCCCAAGGCCTGAGGGCACGCCCGCCGAAGGCGCCGCGCAACTTCGGGCGGCTGCCCGCGAACGACCGCTTCGAGACCGAGAAGTCGGTCGCCGAGGTGCTCGAGGCCGGTCGCCGCGCGCTGCCGCGCGCCCGCATCGACGTGGTGCAGGAGAGCGACGACGCCGGCGAGCTGCGCGCCGAGAAGGGCTACCTGCGCGAGCTGGGCAACCTGGTCTTCCACATCTGCATCGTCGTGGCACTGCTCGGCGTGGCCGCCGCCGCGCTGTGGGGCTACCGCGGCAACGTGATCGTGGTCGAGGGCGGCGGCTTCAGCAACACGCTCTCGCAGTACGACGAGTTCTCCTCCGGCGCGATGTTCGACGCCCAGACCGACCTCGACCCGTGGTCGATCCAGCTCGAGGACGTCCTGACCCGCTTCTACGTCGAGGGCAACCAGCGCGGCGCGCCGAAGCTCTTCCGCGCGACCGGCACCTACAACGAGGCCGGCAGCGACGACGACGGCGAGTTCTCGATCGAGGTCAACCACCCGCTCGCGGTGGGCGGCGAGGACGTCTTCCTCGTCGGCCAGGGCTACGCGCCGGTCATCCGCGTCACCGACTCCACCGGGCGGGTCGCGTTCGACGGTCCCGTGCCGTTCCTGCCGGCCGACTCCACCTACACGTCCACGGGCGTCGTCAAGGTGCCCGACGCCGACGGCGAGCAGCTCGGCTTCCAGGGCTTCTTCCTGCCGACCGCGTTCTCGTCCGACCCCGACAAGCCCTCGGTCTCGGTGTTCCCCGGCGCGCTCAACCCGCGCATCGGCATGAACCTGTGGACCGGCGACCTCGGCCTCGACGAGGGCGTCTCGCAGTCGGTCTACTCGCTCGACACCACGAACATGACGCAGGTGAAGGAGGGCGACGGGAACTTCCGCGTCGACCTCGGCCCGGGCGAGAGCCAGGACCTCCCCGGCGGCGGGACGATCGAGTTCGTCGAGCTGAAGCAGTTCGCGCGCTTCCAGATCGGTCACACGCCCGTCCCGTGGCTGCCGCTGTTCGGCGTGGGCGTTGGCATCCTGGGCCTGACGGCCTCGCTGATCGTCCGCCCGCGGCGCACCTGGATCCGAGCCCGCCGGGACGGATCACGTACCGTGGTGGAGGTGGCAGCGCTCGATCGCGTTCCGCGCGACGACCTCCCCGCAGAACTCGACGACCTGTTGACCCGGCTGCACGCGGAGCTGGGCGACGAGCACGCGAAGGAACCGGCATGA